In the Agrococcus beijingensis genome, GGCGCTCGCGGGCATCGCGACGCGGCTGTGGGTGCTCGAGGTCGACGCCGAGCGGCCGTTCGAGAAGATCCTGCCGATGCCCTTCGTGCACCTGATCGTCAACCTGTCGGCGCCCTACCGCATCCATGACGCCGATGGCGGAGCGACGGTGGTGGCGGATGCCTTCGTCTCCCGTCTGCAGTCCGGGTGCCTGGTGATCGAACCGCCCGACCGCATCCGCCATGTGGGGGTCGAGCTGACGCCCGTGGGGCTGAGCGCGCTCGCGCCGGCAGAGCGCGCGCCGACGGCCACTGACCCGCCGAAAGCCGGCGCAGCCGCGGTGCGCGATGCCCGGGAGCTGCTCTTCGGCGTCGACGCGCTGGTCGAGCAGTTGGAGTCGATCGCGGCCGGTGCCGCGCCCCTCGAGTCGGCGCTCGACGTGCTCGAGGCGTTCCTGCTCGCGTCGACGGTGCGTGCGCCCGACGCGCTCGTGGTGCGGGCGCTCGCGGCGATCGACGACGACCCCGCGACGCCGGTGGCGGCGCTCGCCGCGGCGCTCGGCGTCTCGCAGCGCACGCTGATCGCGCGCTTCCGCGCTGCCACCGGCACCACCCCGAAGCAGCACCAGCAGGTGCTGCGGTTCCACCGCTTCATCGATGCGCTGCACGCCGCCCCGCAGGCGCGGCACGAGCCCGACTGGGCCGTGCTCGCGGTCGAGTCGGGCTTCTACGACCAGCCGCACGTCATCCGCGCCTTCCGGCGCTTCAGCGGCTGGACGCCGACCGGCTACCTGCGCATGGTCGCCGAGCACGGGCCGGATGCGGCGCACTTCGTGCCGCTCGACCGGCTGCCCTCGGCCGCGGCCTGACCGCCTCCGCTGCGGGGCCTGCTCACGCGATCGCGTACGCCTCGCGCAGCCAGCCCCGCAGCTCGTCGTCGACGTCGTCGATCGAGCCGAGGTCGACCCGGTGCGTGCACATGCCGCCCGCGGCCTTCAACCGCTCGGTGGGCGTCGCGGCGCCGAGGTTGATGCCGAGCTGCACGCGCTTGCCGCTCGCCGCCTCGACCACCGCGAACTGCTTGCGGCGGCGCAGCGACACGCTGGTGCGCTTCGGCGCGATCTCGACGTCGTGGCCGTAGCCGCGCACCTCGGCCAGCAGCGCATCGAGGATGGGTCGCAGCGCCGCCTTCGCCCCTGCGTACTGCGCGTCGACGAGGTCGTCGGCGCTCGAGTCGCCGGCGTGACGCGAGCGGTGCAGCAGCACGATCAGGTTGGCGAAGCCATGGCTGACGCCGTGCTCCGACTTCAGCAGCGCCATCGCCTGTCCGTGCTTCTCGAGCCCTGCGGCGTCGAGCACGCCGAACCACTCGTCGAGGCTCCGGCCGGTCTTCGCCGGCACGTTGTCGATCATCGTCTGCGTCGCAGCATCCACGTCCATGGGGCCGACGCTAGCGGCTCGTCGACCGCGGGGGATTGGACGAAGTTGACCCCGCCGCGGCGCCGTGCGCCGGGCGCGATTGGCGCGAACGGCCGGAGTTCGGTATGCTCGACTCTTGGTTCGCTTCGCCTCGGCGCGCGGCCATTGGGGTATGGTGTAATTGGCAACACGGAGGTTTCTGGTACCTTTGTTCTTGGTTCGAGTCCAGGTACCCCAGCACTTCGAAGCCCCCGCGACGCGGGGGCTTCTTCGCGTTCCGGGGTGGGCGCAGGCCGCGGATCAGCTCCAGATGTACTCCTCCGAGATGGCGCCGTCCTGCCAGTGCGCGACGGTCACCATGCGGCCTCCGCCCTCGAACTCGCCGACCACGCACGTCCACTCGCCGTCTCCGAAGCGAATCGGATGCGACGCGATCTGCGGCACCTCGCCGACGCTCTCGACGTAGGCCTTCATGGCGTCGATGTGCGCCAGCACGCCTTCGGTGCGGGGCTGACCCTTCCAGTCGACCACTACGTCGTCGGTGTGGTGGTCGGCGAAGACGCCTTGCCAGTCGGCCCTGTTCCAGCCCTCGAAGTCGAGCTTGTCCATGCCGTCGAGGTTCCGCTGCACGTCATCGGCCACGATGGCCTCCTCTGCTCGGGCGCGCCCAGCCGACGAGCGGTCGCACGACGGCGGCGTCGCAGCTCGACCGTACGCTCGTCGGCTCAGCTCCGGAAGAGGTCGCCCGCGAGGTACTTGAGGCCGGTGGCCGTGGCCACGGTGACGATCGTGCCGCCAGGCCCAAGTGCCATCGCGAGCTGCAGCGCCCCGGCGACGTTGAGGGCGCTCGACGTGCCCGCGAAGATGCCCTCCTGCTGGGCCAGCGGCAGGGCCAGCGCCCGCGCGTCGGCCTCGTCGATCGCGCGCGCGTCGTCGACCATGCCCGGCGTCAGCATGGGCGGCACGATGCCGGTCGCGACGCCCTCCACCCGGTGCGGGCCGGCGCGGCCCTCGGTGAGCATGGGGGAGGAGGCCGGCTCGAGCGCGACCACCCGCACGTGCTCCGGCTGCTGCCGCAGCGCCGAGGCGACGCCGACCAGCATGCCCGCGGTGCCGACGCCGGCGCAGAACGCGTCGATGCGCATCCCCGCGGCCGCGGTCTCGTCGAGCACCTCCC is a window encoding:
- a CDS encoding AraC family transcriptional regulator; translation: MRYLERAAPAALAGIATRLWVLEVDAERPFEKILPMPFVHLIVNLSAPYRIHDADGGATVVADAFVSRLQSGCLVIEPPDRIRHVGVELTPVGLSALAPAERAPTATDPPKAGAAAVRDARELLFGVDALVEQLESIAAGAAPLESALDVLEAFLLASTVRAPDALVVRALAAIDDDPATPVAALAAALGVSQRTLIARFRAATGTTPKQHQQVLRFHRFIDALHAAPQARHEPDWAVLAVESGFYDQPHVIRAFRRFSGWTPTGYLRMVAEHGPDAAHFVPLDRLPSAAA
- a CDS encoding DUF4287 domain-containing protein; the protein is MDVDAATQTMIDNVPAKTGRSLDEWFGVLDAAGLEKHGQAMALLKSEHGVSHGFANLIVLLHRSRHAGDSSADDLVDAQYAGAKAALRPILDALLAEVRGYGHDVEIAPKRTSVSLRRRKQFAVVEAASGKRVQLGINLGAATPTERLKAAGGMCTHRVDLGSIDDVDDELRGWLREAYAIA